A region from the Agrococcus sp. SL85 genome encodes:
- the nrdH gene encoding glutaredoxin-like protein NrdH yields the protein MTVTVYSKPACVQCTMTTRALDAQGIEYEIFDVTADDKALQTVKDLGYMQAPVVIADADHWSGFQPDRIKAIVAA from the coding sequence ATGACCGTCACCGTCTACTCCAAGCCGGCCTGCGTCCAGTGCACGATGACCACCCGCGCGCTCGACGCGCAGGGCATCGAGTACGAGATCTTCGACGTCACCGCCGACGACAAGGCGCTCCAGACCGTCAAGGACCTCGGCTACATGCAGGCCCCGGTCGTCATCGCCGACGCCGACCACTGGTCGGGCTTCCAGCCCGACCGCATCAAGGCGATCGTCGCGGCCTGA
- the nrdI gene encoding class Ib ribonucleoside-diphosphate reductase assembly flavoprotein NrdI codes for MASVVYFSSVSGNTARFVEKLGRPATRIPLHATEPPLEQHEPYVLIVPTYGGGDGKGAVPKQVIRFLNDEQNRKHLRGVVSTGNTNFGAGFCIAGDIIARKCEVPHLHRVEIFGTPDDVRVVNERLDALWRQ; via the coding sequence GTGGCATCGGTGGTCTACTTCTCGAGCGTGTCGGGCAACACCGCGCGCTTCGTCGAGAAGCTCGGCCGCCCGGCCACGCGCATCCCCCTCCACGCCACCGAGCCGCCGCTCGAGCAGCACGAGCCCTACGTGCTGATCGTCCCCACCTACGGGGGCGGCGACGGCAAGGGCGCGGTGCCCAAGCAGGTGATCCGGTTCCTCAACGACGAGCAGAACCGCAAGCACCTGCGCGGCGTCGTGAGCACGGGCAACACCAACTTCGGCGCGGGCTTCTGCATCGCGGGCGACATCATCGCCCGCAAGTGCGAGGTGCCGCACCTCCACCGGGTCGAGATCTTCGGAACCCCTGACGACGTGCGCGTCGTCAACGAGCGATTGGACGCACTATGGCGACAGTGA